The Coffea arabica cultivar ET-39 chromosome 1e, Coffea Arabica ET-39 HiFi, whole genome shotgun sequence genome has a window encoding:
- the LOC113689470 gene encoding CEN-like protein 2: protein MAQVADPLVISGVVGDVVDSITSTTKMTITYNSNKQVHNGHELYPSSVANKPKVEVPGGDMRSFFTLIMTDPDAPGPSDPYLREHLHWIVTDIPGTTNSLFGREVVTYEVPSPNIGVHRFVFLLYKQKGRQTVKAPLLRDQFSTRKFAEENELGVPVAAVFFNCRRETAPRRR, encoded by the exons ATGGCACAAGTTGCAGATCCTCTTgtgattagtggagttgttGGAGATGTTGTTGACAGCATCACTTCAACTACAAAGATGACTATAACCTACAATTCGAACAAGCAAGTGCATAATGGGCATGAGCTATATCCTTCCTCAGTTGCCAACAAACCAAAAGTTGAAGTTCCTGGAGGTGATATGAGATCTTTCTTCACACTG ATCATGACTGACCCTGATGCTCCTGGTCCTAGTGATCCATACCTTAGAGAGCACTTGCACTG GATAGTTACAGACATCCCAGGGACGACAAATTCCTTATTTG GAAGAGAAGTGGTGACTTATGAAGTGCCAAGCCCAAATATAGGGGTCCACAGGTTTGTATTCCTTTTGTACAAGCAGAAAGGAAGACAGACAGTGAAAGCACCACTTTTAAGAGATCAATTCAGCACAAGAAAATTTGCCGAAGAAAATGAACTTGGCGTTCCTGTTGCTGCTGTTTTCTTCAACTGCCGGAGGGAAACAGCACCAAGAAGGCGTTGA